The sequence below is a genomic window from Acidobacteriota bacterium.
CCGGGCTGAAGAAGAGCCCGCCCGCCATCGTGGCTGCGCGCGCCTGCGACAGATCATCGAGCATGGAACTGGGAACGCCGCAACCGGTGTGCGGATCATCGAGCACGATGTGCAGGATGGTGTCGATGGCAGCATCCATGTTGCCGCCGCCGATGCGGCTCGAGCTGATGGCTTCGAAGCTGTAATTCTCCAGCGTCCCGGAGCTGCCCAGGTCCGTCTTATCGTTCGCCGCCAGGGCGAGGCCGGCATAGTTGCGAGCGTCGGCAGGATGCTTCGACGTCAGGTAGCTCCACGGCGTCTGCGGCCGCGTGCCTTTGAGCAGCGTGAAGTTCTTCAACACCGGCGGCTGTGTGGGCTGGTTATCCGCCGCGGGGATGTTGTAGCTGTAGCTGATGCGGACCGTCTTGCCGATATCGGCAGCGTTGAAGGTGTAGGTGCCGCCGACCTGCTTGTACTCGCCGGCGGCTGGCGAACCGGTCACCTTCTTCATCGGCACCCAGTCGGTGAAGCTGATGTGGCCATCACCATCGGGATCGCCGTAGTCGAGGTAGTCATGCTCCACCGCGGTGGAGACGCTCACGCCACGGTCCTGCGTATAGTTCGCCGCCTGCACCACGGCCTGCGTGACGCCGGCAAGCACATATTCTTCCGTGGCCTGCTGCGAGCCGGTCTTGCCCTGCGTTCCCCAGATCTCGCCCAAGGCATCGAGTGGCAGGTCCTTCGGGCAGAGGCAAAGGAAGCCGAGGACGGCGGACTGGTAGGTGTAGGTGGTCTGCGACATCGCCTGCCCGCCGCCACCAAAACCTTTGCCGCCGACCTGCTGCGTCTCGGTGTGGGCGATGGCTTTGAAGTCCCAGTCGCCGAGCAGAGTAAGCTTGAGCCGATTCGTCCCGGCGAGGACCTTCATCAGCTCGCCCTCGACCGAACTCTGTATCCGCATGGCCGTCAGCAGGGAGGGCTTCTGCGCGGCGCCGTTCGCGCCCCCGCCTTTTCCGGATCCGAACATCTAGACCGGCCTCTCTGAGGGGGCGCTTTCGCCGCCAGTTCGCCCCTGTAGGGCTTGCGGCTCGCCGGTGTCCTTCGGTGGCTTTGCCGCCTGTTCGCCCTCCACAGGGCGTCCTGGAGCGTTTCCCGGCCCCCGCTCTTCAGCCCAGAGACTGAAGACCTTCATTGGCCGATTGAAGAGCTGGGGATCCTGCTCGGCGTTCACGTAGACGACGCCGTGCGAGAGGTGGCTGTGCATGCACTCCGGCCAGGCAATTACGATCAGGCCGTGCGCGAATGCACGCCCGAACTTCACGACGCAGAAGTCACCCGGCAGCGGGGTGCGCGGCGTTATGTCAGAACCCCAGGGCGCGGCGACCTCGCGCGCGAGGGCGCGCACGATATCGAGGTAGCGCTCGGCGGAGCGGTGCAGATGCCAGTCGAGCGGGTAATACGGCACCTCGGGCCGGATGATGAGTCCGAGTGAGGCATAAACCTCGAGGGGAAACATGGCGCAATCGGCGCCCTGACCTTTCACGCGCGCCATGTGGCGGTAAGGCGTGTTGAGCCACGAGCGCGCCTCGGCGACCACGCGAGCTCGCGCGTCTTTTTCTTCGCAACCGCTCATCATTTTTCCGTTTGCAGGCTGAGGTTATGCCCGTCTGTCAGATCGCGGTCTCAGGCACGGGAACGTTCGGCTGACCGCCGTAGTTTGCCAAGTTGTCGAACTTCGAATCACAGGCGTCCATGGTGTTGGCGCAGCCGGGGTACACGGCAAAGGTATCGCCCACGCCGGGAGCAACCAGCAGCGGCGCATCGAGCACCACGTAGCCTGGCCCCTGCGCCTTGATGGACATCGAGAGGCCAGCGTTCAACCCGGTGAGCGCGCGGACGTAGCCGAGCGGAAACCATCCTGCCGGCTGCGAACTCAGGTCCGCCGCCGAGTAGAGCTTGATGGTGGTGGAGCCGGCCTCAGCCGTCACATCGGTGCGGAAGTCTTCGCGGTCTAACGTGCAATCCGCATCAAACACCACAAAAGCGCAGCTCGCGCCCACGTGGCGGCGCGGCCACGGCTGGTGCAGCTCCTCGCCGAACTTTATCTCCGCCTTGCAGCGCAGCCATCCGATCTCTGCCGAGGCCCAGCGTCCGTAAAACACAACGAACGGGTCCCACGGCGGCGTGGCTCCCCATGTTTCGAAGTAGAGCTTCTCGATGGTGACCTGAGCATGCTCCATGAAGCCAAGCTGCATCAGCTTCTGCAGGCTGTAGCCGTTGAGGATGACTGTCTCGCCATCGCTGACGATATCGAGCGGCAGGTCGTCCACCTCGAAGCCCACGGCGCTGCGCGTGGTACCGCGCGAGATCTCGAGCGGGCCGGCGAGCCAGGTGTTGCCGCCGTGCGTGACGTCGCCATCGGCTGAGGTAAACCGCAACACGTCGCCGGAGAGCAGCTCGATGGTGTAGAGCTCGGCGAAGATGAAGTGGCCGTCTTTGTTCGTGCCGCCCTGGAGCAGATGGGCGATCAGGTCGGGGTCGTTGGATTTCATGCCGAGTACCGAGTGCCGAGTACCGAGTTGCGAGTTTCGGCGAGGTGCTCGCGGATATCGTCGGCCACGCAGGCGAGATGGAAGCCGAGCCACGCGCCGCACAGGTGCTTGCGGAACGGCGCGGCGGAGCTGCGATACTCGAGCGCGGCAGCAACGGCCATGAATCCGTGAAAGAGCGCCTTCTTGGTGCCGCAGGTCATCTTGTTCTCCGGTAGAGGTTCTCCAGGTACGTCACTTGCCAGACTTTGCACGGTGTACACCAGCAGAGCCAGCGCCACGTGCCGGTGCCAAGGCACTTCTCTTGTGGCGGAGGGCGCATGGCAATTCCTGCTTTTGAACCTTTTATCTTTTCTTCACGGTTATCAAAGGAACAGAGCCTAACTCCCAGAAGTAGGCCATGAAGTTCGCCAGCTCGATCTGGTCGTCATCGAACTTGCACAGGTAGGCGAAGGTGAAATCGGCGGTGACGACCGGATTGGTCACGGGCGACCCTGCGCCAGGGGCCTCCGAAAAGCGATACAGCCCATTGCCCACGGCCTCGACATCCTCGGCGGCGACTTCCTCGCCATCCAGATAGAACGTGGGGACGCCGAATGGGTTCTGGATGATCTCGTTGAACTCCGGCCCGATGGAGCGCACGAGCTGGAAGTCGGTCGTATCGCCATCGCCCACGCCGAGCTTGCCGCCGCTCACGGCAAAGCGCGCGAGATCGATCTCGTTCACGCCGGTGAAGAGGAAGCTGCCGCCGGCGCCGCGGCGCGCGCAGAAGAAGCCCAGCAGGGTGTCGAGGTCGGAATAGACCGGGTCCTCGGTCGTCTCGTTGGGCGGTGGCGGTTGTTTCTCGGAGAGGAACTCGTACTCCAAGGTGATCTTCCACAGCGGCTGCTGCTGGTTGGAGAAGCTGGTTTCGGAGCCGGCGTGGGACTTCATGCGCGTGGTGTTGAAGTTGGGAGCGAGCCGCGTCCCCCACTTGATGCCGCGCAGCTTCGGAAAGATCACGTCGGGCATTCAAGCTCCTGTGGGGCTTGCTGTAGACTCCAGCTATGTCGAAGCGTGAAGTCAATGTGTGGGAGACGGCTGGCAGCGCCAGAATCGGCGATGGAATCGCCTTCGTCAGGGTTTCCTTCAGCCTGCGGAAAGAAACCACCATAGTCAGCGATCAGTACGGCCCAGAGGTCGCGAAGGTAGACATCAGCGGTAACGTAAAACCGGAGGACGAAACGAACTGGGGCCAGATCACGCGCTGGGCTGATAGCAACAAAGTGTTGTCTCTAGCCCCTGGAAATTCGGAAGTGATTGGAGGCATCCGCGTAAAACACGATGGCTCATTCCGCGCCTTCTCCGAATCTTAGGCGAGCCGGAAGCGAACGCCACCGCGCGTGAGGCGCTTGAATTCGCGCATTACCTCTTTGTTGTTTGAGCGCAGGACGCGGCCCACGCTCTTCCCATCCAGGGCAGCGATCTTCGGCGCATATGTCATATGTGCGCCTCGCCCGCCGCCAAAACCATCGCCACCTTCGTGCGCCATGTTCACGACCGCCCGGCTCAGTTCCTTCGGCAGCACCATCTCGCCCGGCGTCAAAAATGCTGGCACCGTGTCGCCATTCCCGAAGCCAGGTACAAGCCCGCCTTTTGCGAACCTGAACACGCGGTAGAGATTGGCAGCGGTGAACATAGCCGCGCCGAAAACCGGCGCGGTGAGGTCGATGGGGAATGGCGCCCCAGCCATGGAAGCCACGCCGTTCGCGCCGGCAACCGCAGCCGCCGCTGAGATCTGCGATTGGGCTGTCGCCTGCGTAGTCGCTTGCCCAAATATCTTCATGATGATGTACGTGGTGATCCATTGCGCCAGCATCTGCCCGAGGGTCCCCACCAAGACATCGAGCATCGACAGTAGGATCTCGCTGAAACCCTGCGCCAGAGACTGTGTCCCGCGGATCATGCCATCGATCGCGGTCTGGAATCCGGATGCCATGGCCTGCTGCCAGCCCTTGATGATCTGCACCATCCTTCCCTCGTGCTGCCGCTCGAGCTGCTCTTCCGTCTGGTGGCGCTTGCGATCGGCGATGGCGATCTGCTGCTCCAGCTTTTGCTTTTGCAGCGGATAGTCTGGGTCATTCTGGTTCAGGAACGCGAGTTTGCGGCGCGTGGCGATAACGAGGGCCTGATAGGCGTCATCGAGGTACTTCTTCTCGATAGCCAGAGCCTGAGTACGCGAGATGCGGCCTTCGGCAACATCGCGCTCCGCTTCCTCGCGCCGAAGCTGATACTCCTGCTCGGCGAGCGCGGCCTTGTAATCCAGTTCGGCTTGCGCGAATTCATTGTTGATGCGCAGCGCGTTGAGGCTCGCCTTCGTGCCCGCCGCGAAAACACTCTGCTGCAGGCCTTCGAGATGATGACTTAGGCTAATCTGGTTCGCAACCGCGAGGGCGTTGCTTTCTGCATTGCTGGCCTTCTGTGCAGTCGTGGAAATGTCCTTCATGCGCGCGGCGTGCTGATATTCGAGTGCCTCCAACTGGCCCTGGAGCGTGCGGTATGAAGCAACCTGCTCAGGGTGGTCCTGTAGTTCAGCGCCGGTAAGCGAGAGACGCTTCTGCAGCGAGCGTTTCTCAGCTTCGTACTTCAACTCCTCGATATTCTCCAGCGCTGCGAGTTCGTCGCGGGCTGAGATTCCCTCGAGTTCCTTTTTGGCCTTGAGATAGGACTCGGCAAGCTGAATGCGGGCATCCCAGACGCGCTTCTCGGCTTCGGCGGCGCCCTGCGCAGCGGATATACCCTCCTCTTTTTTGCTCGCGTCCGCCTCCTTGGCGCTGTTGTCTATCTGCTGTTGGAGTAGCGCCATGTTGGAAGTGATCAGCGCGAGCTTCTCGGCATAACGGCCAGCTTCCTCGCTGCCAGCCTTATTCTCCAGCCGCAACCAATAGAGGCTGTTCAGTACATCGTTCGACTGGAGTCGAAGCTTCAGCATCTTGTCGGCCAGGTCACCAGTCTCGGTCTCCAGCTTGCGCGAACCGGACTGACCGATGGTGCTATAGGCCGCCGCGAGGTCCTTTATCTTCTGCGCGTGCTCCGCGAGGACACGATTTGAAGCAACGATAGCCGCAAGCTTGGCCTTCTCCGCATCGGTATAGATGAAGGTGTCGGCGATGAACTTCCCTAGCTCGTCGCCAGCGTTTTTAAGAACGGCAATCATGCCGACGATCGCCAGCGGGATGAATGCAGCCGAGAGTGCGCCCTGCACCGGCCCAAGCGCGGCCACGAAATTTCTGATATGGCGCGGCATTTTTAAGCCAGCCTCTTCACCAAGAAGCGCGAGAGAGCCGCGCGCTTCCGTGCCAGACTGGCGCATCGCACTCGACATGCGCCGGCCGCTCAGCTCCGCCGTGCTGGCCACTTCATTGAAGTGGACCTGCATCTGAGAGGTCGCGCTCTTCACGTCGGCGACAGTCTCATTTAGCCCGAGGCTCAGGAGGCTGTGGTCGAGGATCGCGGCAATGCGGACATCGGACATTAGTTAGTAACCCTCTTTTTTGGGCTGTTTTTTGACTTGCCAGCAGGATGGGGGTAGGATTCTGTCCTTATGCAGACCATCTTTCACGACTACGAAACAGAACACACCGAGGAACCACAGGCGAGTATCCTGCGACCTGAGGGGAATCCAAGCGACAGCGCGCAGTACATCGTCAACAAGATATTGCTGTGGTTCTTTCTAGTGCCGCTCGGCGGCTGGCTGATCTACCTTCTTATCCGCTGAGTTCCTTCTCCGCCCACTCCGCTACCTCCCGCAGGTGATTGGGCCAGCGCTTGGGCGCTCCCAAACCGTGCGCCATCTCTCTCGAGATGGAAGGCCCGTCTTCGCCATCCGCCGTGCTGCTGACGCTCCGCTTTTTCCGGTCCGGGAAGTGCACGGCGTTCAGGACCAGGTGAGAAGGAAGCACGTCGCGCATGTAGCCGAGGTATTCGAGCGCCCGATCCATGCCCAGCGCATCGACGTACTCGAGACTCCACCCGGTGGCGGTGACTATGGTGCCGTAGATCCAGCCCCAGTCTGGTTCGCCACCGGGTGCGTTTCCCCCGCGGCGCCAGCCTTCTTCATGCCGCTCCGCGCGAGCACTGCCTGATAGATTTTCTGGAAGGCGGCGAGGTCCACCATGTCGATGAACTTCTCTAGCGTGATCTCCGGATAATTGCGCTTGAAGGCAAGGTACAGAATCGGCGCAACCTCGAAGATCTTGTCGCCAGCATTCTCTACGTTGATGCTCTTCTCGTAGTCCACCAGATTGCTGTAGTTCTGCTTAAAGTCGTAGACGCCGAGACTGGGAACAACCCAGTCTCGGCCGTCCATGAATACCTTCTCGCCCTCGTACTTCGCCTGCTCCATCGCTTCGTTTCTCCTCTTGCGCGTGCATGCGCGGTTTAATGCAACCCCCTGCGGCTATCTAGTCGCCGTAGAGGTTGCCGAGTTCGTTGGAATCGTCGCAGAAGGCGTCGAAGCTCACATCTGCGCTCCAAAAATCGCCCTGCTTCGAGGCGATGGAGATGTCGGTGAACTGCACGTTGTTGAGTTCCACGCCGAAACGCTTGCCGCGGTGCTTATTGAACACCAGCAGCCGCACTTCCGGTGAATCACCGGCTGGTTGGTTGGACATGGTGACGGTCTTGCCAGCGTCTGCATCGTTGTATACGTAGCTGATGATCACGACCTTGCCAGCGGCACTGCTGTCGAAGGTATAGGTGCCGGTCGTTTCATCGACCGAGTACTCGCCTTCGTCGGGCGCGGAAGTGGCGACCTTCAGGCGGGCGCCGCCCTTGAGAACAACGCCAGCGTCCTTGTCGAAGTCATCGCCATGGTCCACGGTGACGGTCAGATCCAATACCGGGGAGCCGAGCGCGCCGATGGTTTGCTGCTCATCGATGGCCGTCTTCGCGCCGACTTCGGACGGCGCAGCGCCGAAGAAGACTGCGTTCATCAGATCGACGTTGAGGTCAGCAAGCTTCGCCTTGCCCGTGACGTCGATGTTTGACCGGCCGGAATCGACCGGCATCTGGTCCTGGCCATATAGCTTCTTGATCGTCCCTTTGAAGCTGAGCGAGACCTCCTGGAGGATCCCGAGCTTCTGCGGGGCCACATTCGGGCCGAGTATATACACGGCACCGGTGCCATACTGTTTGTTGTCCATTTGCTTTTCTCCTTGGAGGTGTATTGGAAACGGTTGGGAATGGGCCTAGAAAGGGATGACGATGTTGATGGGAACCACGGCGACGAGCTGCTGGCCGATGATGCCGGCTTCCATCTCAGTATTGCCTTCGATCCAGCAGCGATAGCAGAGGTCACCGAGAGTCTGTAACTCGCCTTCAACATCAGGCGCGATCGCATCTTCTATCGTGGCGAGAAGGTCATTCAGTTCCGTTACCGCGAGCTTGCCTTCTCTGCCGGGTACAGGGTTCGCGTTGGTATCCGTCAGGTAGACGATGAGGACGCCCTCGAGCTTCAGTGTGCCGTCAGTGCGTTCCGGAAGCTGGCTGCGAAGCTCGCCTGTCTGGCAGAGGAAGAGAGCTGGTTGCTGCGCCGGCGCC
It includes:
- a CDS encoding DUF2163 domain-containing protein, with translation MKSNDPDLIAHLLQGGTNKDGHFIFAELYTIELLSGDVLRFTSADGDVTHGGNTWLAGPLEISRGTTRSAVGFEVDDLPLDIVSDGETVILNGYSLQKLMQLGFMEHAQVTIEKLYFETWGATPPWDPFVVFYGRWASAEIGWLRCKAEIKFGEELHQPWPRRHVGASCAFVVFDADCTLDREDFRTDVTAEAGSTTIKLYSAADLSSQPAGWFPLGYVRALTGLNAGLSMSIKAQGPGYVVLDAPLLVAPGVGDTFAVYPGCANTMDACDSKFDNLANYGGQPNVPVPETAI
- a CDS encoding DUF2460 domain-containing protein, which encodes MPDVIFPKLRGIKWGTRLAPNFNTTRMKSHAGSETSFSNQQQPLWKITLEYEFLSEKQPPPPNETTEDPVYSDLDTLLGFFCARRGAGGSFLFTGVNEIDLARFAVSGGKLGVGDGDTTDFQLVRSIGPEFNEIIQNPFGVPTFYLDGEEVAAEDVEAVGNGLYRFSEAPGAGSPVTNPVVTADFTFAYLCKFDDDQIELANFMAYFWELGSVPLITVKKR
- a CDS encoding hydrolase, with translation MMSGCEEKDARARVVAEARSWLNTPYRHMARVKGQGADCAMFPLEVYASLGLIIRPEVPYYPLDWHLHRSAERYLDIVRALAREVAAPWGSDITPRTPLPGDFCVVKFGRAFAHGLIVIAWPECMHSHLSHGVVYVNAEQDPQLFNRPMKVFSLWAEERGPGNAPGRPVEGEQAAKPPKDTGEPQALQGRTGGESAPSERPV